Proteins co-encoded in one Actinomadura luteofluorescens genomic window:
- a CDS encoding sugar ABC transporter substrate-binding protein — protein MTPRPRGPVAAALALVLGTALATASCGDGGGSGKGERLRMGIAVANYSLNFAREMYEGATEASQQAGNIDFKVVGPPNTDGPAEQQLFQNLTVTHPDGIVLENLDPPIFTRPAAQAVAKGIPIVALDTAPTDGSKVGFYVGNDNYELGGLLAEATVKKLGKGAKGTVVVGVPNPGTPVLDSRARGIRDTFAKLAPGVRVLGPFQTYSDPAQNYGAWQSQVNANPAALAFLGVGDADSYNLGRLKEQKKGTYLTAGFDVDPKTLEYIKKGTNFAGVDPEHYLKGYVATATLITSVREKDGKLPDGWFKTPGLVMDSSNIDEIIKRQQSVRNAYQWYKPQLDRLLASPGAGMRPLKEAR, from the coding sequence ATGACCCCGCGTCCCCGCGGGCCCGTCGCGGCGGCCCTCGCCCTCGTGCTCGGCACCGCCCTCGCCACCGCGTCCTGCGGTGACGGCGGCGGCTCCGGCAAGGGCGAGCGGCTCAGGATGGGCATCGCCGTCGCCAACTACAGCCTCAACTTCGCCCGGGAGATGTACGAGGGCGCGACGGAGGCGTCCCAGCAGGCAGGGAACATCGACTTCAAGGTCGTCGGCCCGCCCAACACCGACGGGCCCGCCGAGCAGCAGCTGTTCCAGAACCTCACCGTCACCCACCCGGACGGCATCGTCCTGGAGAACCTCGACCCGCCGATCTTCACCAGGCCCGCGGCCCAGGCCGTCGCCAAGGGCATCCCGATCGTCGCGCTCGACACGGCGCCGACCGACGGAAGCAAGGTCGGCTTCTACGTCGGCAACGACAACTACGAGCTCGGCGGGCTGCTCGCCGAGGCGACGGTGAAGAAGCTCGGCAAGGGCGCCAAGGGCACCGTGGTCGTCGGGGTGCCGAACCCCGGGACGCCCGTCCTCGACAGCCGGGCCAGGGGCATCAGGGACACGTTCGCGAAGCTCGCGCCGGGCGTCCGCGTCCTCGGCCCGTTCCAGACCTACAGCGATCCGGCGCAGAACTACGGCGCCTGGCAGTCGCAGGTGAACGCGAACCCGGCCGCGCTGGCGTTCCTCGGCGTGGGCGACGCCGACAGCTACAACCTCGGCCGCCTCAAGGAGCAGAAGAAGGGCACGTACCTCACGGCGGGCTTCGACGTCGATCCGAAGACCCTGGAGTACATCAAGAAGGGCACCAACTTCGCCGGCGTCGACCCCGAGCACTACCTCAAGGGCTACGTCGCGACCGCGACGCTGATCACGTCGGTGCGGGAGAAGGACGGCAAGCTGCCGGACGGCTGGTTCAAGACGCCGGGCCTCGTCATGGACTCCTCCAACATCGACGAGATCATCAAGCGGCAGCAGTCGGTGCGGAACGCCTACCAGTGGTACAAGCCGCAGCTGGACCGGCTCCTCGCGAGCCCCGGCGCCGGCATGCGCCCCCTCAAGGAGGCCCGCTGA
- a CDS encoding SDR family NAD(P)-dependent oxidoreductase, whose translation MSETPSSDGPQRIALVTGAAGGLGREFAIALAERGHRVAGLDLADLSGTADAVGDRFHPVRADVTDPDEVEAAVEETAARFGGLHIVVNNAGIYPPLEFEETTLEDWRRVMRVNLDGPFLVSRAALPHLKAAGWGRIVNIASAVVFLGPPDLVAYTTSKAGLVGFTRALASAVGSHGITVNAIAPGLTRTGTAARTTGADGGFERVRDLQVVRAVEEPRDLLSTLLYVCDEGSGFLTGQTINVDGGSAKH comes from the coding sequence ATGAGCGAGACGCCGTCAAGCGACGGACCACAGCGGATCGCACTCGTGACCGGCGCGGCGGGCGGGCTCGGGCGGGAGTTCGCGATCGCCCTGGCCGAGCGCGGGCACCGGGTCGCGGGCCTCGACCTCGCCGACCTGTCGGGCACCGCGGACGCGGTCGGCGACCGCTTCCACCCCGTGCGGGCGGACGTGACCGACCCCGACGAGGTCGAGGCCGCCGTGGAGGAGACCGCCGCCCGCTTCGGCGGCCTGCACATCGTCGTGAACAACGCCGGGATCTACCCGCCGCTGGAGTTCGAGGAGACGACGCTGGAGGACTGGCGGCGCGTCATGCGCGTCAACCTCGACGGCCCGTTCCTGGTGTCGCGTGCGGCGCTGCCCCACCTGAAGGCGGCCGGCTGGGGGCGGATCGTCAACATCGCCTCCGCGGTGGTGTTCCTCGGGCCGCCCGACCTGGTCGCCTACACCACGTCCAAGGCCGGCCTCGTCGGGTTCACCCGGGCCCTGGCGAGCGCGGTCGGCTCCCACGGGATCACGGTGAACGCGATCGCGCCGGGCCTCACCCGGACCGGGACGGCGGCGCGCACCACGGGCGCGGACGGCGGGTTCGAGCGCGTCCGCGACCTGCAGGTCGTGCGGGCCGTGGAGGAGCCGCGGGACCTGCTGTCCACGCTGCTGTACGTGTGCGACGAGGGCAGCGGCTTCCTCACCGGCCAGACGATCAACGTCGACGGCGGCTCCGCCAAGCACTGA
- a CDS encoding ABC transporter permease: MSVRKPVAEPASENDKDASPARRPRARRPIPDEAGVVGVLIVLVLGVGLLQPDFLRTGNLLTTAHNSVYVGLMACGMVFALAMREVDLSVGGMYAMGVVAGALLIRDGWNPWAAALAVLALTALVGALNGAVTTYLRLPSFIVTLATSMLLRGVGLALAEGKQITDLPQDHPFFAVLGGGESLGVPNAVWVFALAVVVLTVVFTRTRFGARVRAIGSNPEAAEFGGLPVTRTRVAALALSGLMAGVAAVLALAFFIAGDPTIGQGYELTAIAAAIIGGTPLKGGTGSVLGAAAGTLILGVVTAALVFFEVPINWTTFATGGVILVAVGAAPLLRRVRGLRSSGRTP; this comes from the coding sequence ATGTCCGTACGAAAGCCCGTGGCCGAGCCGGCCTCGGAGAACGACAAGGACGCGTCCCCGGCGCGGCGCCCCCGGGCCCGCCGGCCCATCCCCGACGAGGCCGGCGTCGTCGGCGTGCTCATCGTGCTGGTGCTCGGTGTCGGGCTGCTCCAGCCGGACTTCCTGCGCACCGGAAACCTGCTGACGACCGCGCACAACTCCGTCTACGTCGGGCTGATGGCCTGCGGGATGGTGTTCGCGCTGGCGATGCGGGAGGTCGACCTGTCGGTCGGCGGGATGTACGCGATGGGCGTCGTCGCCGGCGCCCTGCTCATCCGGGACGGCTGGAACCCGTGGGCCGCCGCTCTCGCGGTGCTCGCGCTGACCGCGCTCGTCGGCGCCCTGAACGGCGCCGTCACCACGTATCTGCGGTTGCCCTCGTTCATCGTCACGCTCGCCACGTCGATGCTGCTGCGCGGCGTGGGACTGGCGCTGGCAGAGGGCAAGCAGATCACCGACCTCCCGCAGGACCACCCGTTCTTCGCCGTGCTGGGCGGCGGCGAGTCGCTCGGCGTCCCGAACGCGGTGTGGGTGTTCGCGCTCGCCGTCGTGGTGCTGACCGTCGTGTTCACCCGGACGAGGTTCGGCGCGCGGGTGCGGGCCATCGGCTCCAACCCCGAGGCCGCCGAGTTCGGCGGGCTGCCCGTCACCCGGACCCGCGTCGCCGCGCTGGCCCTGTCGGGGCTCATGGCGGGCGTCGCGGCGGTCCTCGCCCTGGCGTTCTTCATCGCCGGGGACCCCACGATCGGCCAGGGCTACGAGCTCACGGCCATCGCCGCGGCCATCATCGGCGGCACCCCGCTGAAGGGCGGAACCGGCTCCGTCCTCGGCGCCGCGGCCGGGACCCTCATCCTCGGCGTCGTCACCGCGGCGCTGGTGTTCTTCGAGGTCCCCATCAACTGGACGACCTTCGCGACCGGCGGCGTGATCCTCGTCGCCGTCGGCGCCGCGCCGCTGCTGCGCCGCGTCCGTGGCCTGCGCTCATCAGGGAGGACCCCATGA